Proteins from a single region of Rhodobacteraceae bacterium LMO-JJ12:
- a CDS encoding alpha/beta hydrolase, with protein sequence MRILAEILPDMPKDLRGGHPTYWTTFGNGARKALLIHCSLAHSGAWNGVARLLEERLQMRAFDLPGHGRSDDWSGERDIQEQSMQMAVDVIGEDGPMDIIGHSFGATVALRLAVEHPELVRSLVMIESVFVAAALADHPELLEGQPPLMGDYQDAVRRDDHAGAAKAFMSEWGDGQPWDSLPVEQRAFLTERIHLIEANDATVFKDEPGLLKNHMIEKVAVPALLIRGSETSSLVEPIHAAIARRMKNARSVAIEGAGHMAPISHPKVVATQVKAFLDEVPE encoded by the coding sequence ATGCGCATCTTGGCGGAGATACTGCCTGATATGCCCAAGGATTTGCGGGGTGGACACCCGACTTATTGGACCACGTTTGGCAACGGGGCGCGCAAGGCATTGCTGATCCATTGCTCGCTGGCACATTCCGGGGCGTGGAATGGTGTGGCGCGGCTGTTGGAAGAGCGCTTGCAAATGCGCGCGTTCGATTTGCCGGGACATGGACGAAGTGATGACTGGTCTGGCGAACGCGACATTCAGGAACAGTCGATGCAGATGGCTGTGGATGTGATTGGCGAAGACGGGCCAATGGACATTATAGGTCATTCCTTTGGTGCGACGGTGGCGCTTAGGCTGGCGGTTGAACATCCTGAGTTGGTGCGCAGCCTGGTAATGATTGAAAGCGTGTTCGTGGCGGCGGCACTGGCCGACCATCCCGAATTGCTGGAAGGACAACCGCCTTTGATGGGGGACTATCAGGACGCTGTGCGCCGGGACGACCATGCGGGGGCGGCAAAGGCGTTTATGAGCGAATGGGGAGACGGGCAGCCCTGGGACAGTTTGCCCGTCGAACAGCGCGCCTTTCTGACCGAGCGGATTCATCTGATCGAGGCCAATGATGCAACGGTCTTCAAGGACGAACCGGGTCTTTTGAAAAATCACATGATCGAGAAGGTCGCGGTGCCTGCACTATTGATCCGGGGGTCAGAGACATCATCCTTGGTTGAGCCGATCCATGCGGCCATTGCACGGCGGATGAAGAACGCGCGCAGTGTTGCGATTGAGGGGGCTGGGCATATGGCACCGATCAGCCACCCCAAGGTAGTGGCGACGCAGGTCAAGGCGTTCCTAGACGAGGTGCCGGAATAG